A single window of Thalassomonas viridans DNA harbors:
- the ilvC gene encoding ketol-acid reductoisomerase translates to MANYFNTLSLREKLAQLGKCRFMKREEFADGCNFIKDWNIVIVGCGAQGLNQGLNMRDSGLNISYALRDAAIAEKRQSWQWATENGFTVGTYQELIPQADLVLNLTPDKQHTSAVSAVMPLMKEGATLSYSHGFNIVEEGMQIRPDITVIMVAPKCPGTEVREEYKRGFGVPTLIAVHPENDPRGDGLAIAKAYASATGGDRAGVLESSFIAEVKSDLMGEQTILCGMLQTAAIQGHKQLVANGVDAGYARKLLQYGLETTTEGLKHGGITNMMDRLSNPAKIRAFDMSEQLKDILRPLFEKHMDDIIEGEFSKTMMQDWANGDANLLKWRAETAETSFELAPDCDTEITEQEYYDKGIFVIAMIKAGVELAFESMVAAGIIDESAYYESLHETPLIANCIARNKLYEMNVVISDTAEYGNYLFSHAAVPLLEEFAAKLTLEDLGEGLTGSNGVDNVRLIQVNEAIRSHGVEIIGQELRGYMTDMKRIVESAQ, encoded by the coding sequence ATGGCCAATTACTTTAATACGTTAAGTTTAAGAGAAAAATTAGCTCAGCTGGGCAAGTGTCGTTTTATGAAACGAGAAGAGTTTGCCGACGGCTGTAACTTTATCAAAGACTGGAATATAGTGATTGTCGGCTGCGGCGCCCAGGGCTTAAACCAGGGCCTGAACATGCGCGACTCCGGACTCAACATTTCCTACGCCCTGCGTGATGCCGCCATCGCCGAGAAACGCCAGTCGTGGCAATGGGCAACGGAAAACGGCTTTACCGTCGGCACCTACCAGGAGCTGATCCCGCAGGCGGATCTGGTACTGAACCTGACCCCGGACAAACAGCACACTTCAGCCGTCAGCGCCGTGATGCCGCTGATGAAAGAGGGAGCGACCCTGTCCTACTCCCACGGTTTTAACATAGTGGAAGAGGGCATGCAGATACGCCCTGACATTACCGTGATCATGGTGGCCCCTAAATGTCCCGGCACCGAAGTGCGGGAAGAGTACAAACGCGGTTTCGGCGTACCGACCCTGATCGCGGTGCACCCGGAAAACGATCCCCGCGGCGACGGCCTGGCGATTGCCAAAGCCTATGCCAGCGCTACCGGCGGTGACCGCGCGGGTGTACTGGAGTCTTCTTTTATCGCCGAAGTAAAATCCGACCTTATGGGCGAGCAAACCATTTTATGCGGCATGTTGCAAACCGCCGCCATCCAGGGACACAAGCAGTTGGTGGCTAACGGCGTCGATGCCGGCTATGCGCGCAAATTGCTGCAATACGGCCTGGAAACCACCACAGAAGGACTGAAACACGGCGGTATCACCAACATGATGGACCGCCTGTCCAACCCGGCGAAAATCCGCGCCTTTGATATGTCGGAACAGTTAAAAGACATTTTACGCCCGTTATTTGAAAAGCATATGGACGACATCATCGAAGGGGAATTCTCCAAAACCATGATGCAAGACTGGGCCAACGGCGATGCCAACCTGTTAAAATGGCGCGCGGAAACGGCGGAGACTTCCTTTGAGCTGGCGCCGGACTGCGATACCGAAATCACCGAGCAGGAATATTATGATAAAGGCATTTTTGTGATTGCCATGATCAAGGCGGGCGTTGAACTTGCCTTTGAATCTATGGTGGCCGCCGGCATCATAGACGAGTCCGCCTATTACGAGTCCCTGCATGAAACGCCGCTGATCGCCAACTGTATCGCCCGTAACAAGCTTTATGAAATGAATGTGGTGATCTCGGATACCGCAGAATACGGCAACTACCTGTTCAGCCATGCCGCCGTGCCTTTGCTGGAAGAATTCGCCGCCAAGCTGACGCTGGAAGATCTGGGAGAAGGCTTAACCGGCTCAAACGGCGTTGATAACGTGCGCCTGATCCAGGTCAATGAAGCCATCCGCAGCCACGGCGTGGAAATCATAGGTCAGGAATTACGCGGTTATATGACAGATATGAAGCGTATTGTCGAAAGCGCCCAATAA
- the proB gene encoding glutamate 5-kinase yields the protein MNFNRVVIKVGSALVAPDAKGCSGKYLLAIARFITQCHQAGKEVILVSSGSVAAGRKLIQHGSPVPSIPTKQAMAAVGQMQMMANWQRFFDVPCSQLLITHGDLKDRQRYINIKNTLRILLENHVIPVVNENDTVATDELKVGDNDNLAALVALVSEADRLLILSDVDGVFDKDPRSHSDARMLPEISDITPQIYAMAGGTKNHIATGGMQTKIQAAEKAVENGIDTYIVNGSKSEVFDRLFRGENPGTHFIARQGASRARKHWLKHTLKSDGQLLVDPGAVKAVSEKGASLLPSGILTVKGEFVAGASLEIVNQDNGEVIAKGICQYSHRDLQQIKGQKSDQIYNLLGFCPSKVVIHRDDMVVLVKTGDNKG from the coding sequence ATGAATTTTAACCGTGTGGTGATTAAAGTCGGCAGCGCCCTGGTTGCGCCGGATGCCAAGGGGTGTAGCGGTAAATATTTACTGGCGATTGCCCGGTTTATTACCCAGTGCCACCAGGCCGGGAAAGAAGTGATTTTGGTGTCATCCGGCAGTGTCGCCGCCGGGCGTAAGTTAATCCAGCACGGTTCGCCCGTTCCCTCTATTCCCACCAAACAGGCAATGGCGGCGGTCGGCCAGATGCAAATGATGGCCAACTGGCAAAGGTTTTTTGATGTGCCCTGCAGCCAGCTGCTGATCACCCATGGCGATCTCAAGGACAGGCAAAGGTATATCAATATTAAGAATACCCTGCGCATTCTGCTGGAAAATCATGTGATCCCTGTGGTTAACGAGAATGATACCGTGGCCACGGATGAACTAAAGGTCGGGGATAACGACAATCTGGCCGCCCTGGTGGCCCTGGTCAGCGAAGCGGACCGTCTGTTGATCTTAAGCGACGTCGACGGGGTTTTCGATAAAGATCCCCGCAGCCATAGTGACGCCCGAATGCTGCCGGAAATCTCCGATATCACCCCGCAGATTTATGCCATGGCGGGAGGCACTAAAAACCATATCGCCACCGGCGGCATGCAAACCAAGATTCAGGCGGCGGAAAAAGCCGTGGAAAACGGTATAGATACCTATATAGTCAACGGCAGCAAAAGCGAGGTGTTTGACCGCCTGTTCCGGGGAGAGAATCCCGGCACCCACTTTATTGCCCGTCAGGGGGCAAGCAGAGCCAGGAAACACTGGCTTAAGCATACGCTAAAAAGCGACGGCCAGCTGCTGGTGGATCCGGGGGCGGTCAAGGCGGTGTCCGAAAAAGGGGCGTCCCTGTTGCCTTCCGGTATCCTGACGGTAAAGGGAGAGTTTGTTGCCGGGGCGTCGCTGGAGATAGTCAACCAGGATAACGGTGAGGTGATCGCCAAAGGGATTTGCCAGTATAGCCACAGGGATCTGCAACAGATCAAGGGGCAAAAAAGCGATCAAATTTATAACCTGCTGGGGTTTTGCCCGAGCAAAGTGGTGATACACAGGGACGATATGGTGGTGCTGGTAAAAACGGGTGATAACAAGGGGTAA
- the tesB gene encoding acyl-CoA thioesterase II: MSQVLDDLLALLKLEVIEQGWYRGQSQDLGFRALFGGQVMGQALSAAQETVAADRFVHSLHSYFLRPGDAKKPVLYEVENIRDGASFSTRRVKAIQNGKAIFYMTASFQLSETGFEHQDIMPQVPGPEGLASYSDFIHQHQQAIPEAIRDLFLAEKPIEIRPVKPYNWLKPEKSGSRCPVWIKTNGAMPDDLRIHTYMLAYASDFHFLPTALFPHGVSHWQPNFQIATIDHAMWFHRPFRFDDWLLYDIQSPSASNGRGLVKGQIFNRQGELVASTMQEGVIRQR; this comes from the coding sequence ATGAGTCAGGTATTAGATGATTTACTGGCCTTGTTAAAGTTGGAGGTCATAGAGCAGGGATGGTATCGCGGCCAGAGCCAGGATCTGGGGTTTAGGGCCCTGTTTGGCGGCCAGGTCATGGGACAGGCGTTGTCGGCAGCCCAGGAAACGGTTGCCGCAGACCGTTTTGTGCATTCGTTACATTCGTATTTTCTGCGCCCGGGAGATGCGAAAAAGCCGGTGCTCTATGAAGTGGAAAATATCCGCGACGGCGCCAGTTTCAGTACCCGCCGGGTCAAGGCGATCCAAAACGGTAAAGCCATCTTTTATATGACGGCTTCATTCCAGCTCAGCGAAACCGGCTTCGAGCACCAGGATATTATGCCCCAGGTGCCGGGTCCCGAAGGCCTGGCTTCTTACAGCGATTTTATCCATCAGCATCAGCAGGCGATCCCTGAAGCTATCCGCGATCTGTTTCTGGCTGAAAAACCCATCGAAATCAGGCCGGTAAAACCTTACAACTGGTTGAAGCCGGAAAAAAGCGGTAGCAGGTGCCCGGTATGGATTAAAACCAATGGCGCTATGCCGGATGATCTGCGCATTCATACCTATATGCTGGCTTATGCTTCGGATTTTCATTTTTTGCCGACCGCCCTGTTTCCGCACGGCGTCAGTCACTGGCAGCCCAATTTCCAGATCGCGACCATAGATCATGCCATGTGGTTCCACCGTCCGTTCAGGTTTGACGACTGGCTGCTTTACGATATACAAAGCCCGTCGGCAAGCAACGGCCGCGGACTGGTGAAGGGGCAGATCTTCAACCGCCAGGGAGAGTTGGTGGCCTCTACCATGCAGGAAGGGGTGATCCGCCAGCGCTAA
- a CDS encoding tetratricopeptide repeat protein — translation MKLCSLIIFFSLTSLIASARQQAPEYQAIEENITRVEDYYLRQDETLPYEAVVALSSQVVQNRQYYSSNTLAKVFALLADAADSKGDVAGAVQFARDGLTINIIEPWLRLDLLLKLVKGYFTGGNFQRVFETAGEMMALADGTQAKQYRLMALAYRAMSNALLNYSEQALSDLHQVEQLLARHQELARSLELLQLLAQTRFYLHDYQSALSMQQAILQMRFDLGRKKNIEQTYLQLAQAYRYNGKLDDAYHAYWEAKTFAEEKSAPILIGYAQLGLGQVLFAQGAYGEAEQALLAAQTLFQEENLKSPFLTTLITLAQTRQKTRGTASAYPYLLQAEKLSENMELTREHIELYPLLSAMYRTQQDIPRALHALLTYTELHERFVLNQNRPAPDGGPALLTSEKSKQLAAKLIEKNALHASFSEKYQVQQKIIVVLAVLVIFLLLFLLAGWLKYRAKKLNLAYDEVEQASDVLASPAKIKQIYQLAYKMARKYEYPLTVGYLSINNWKELSFRFNKKILMEVTKTVATLVNEYSGEFDRAGMLDEGEYLLLCPHQSGHEVEEKLRKLTESIKVRFFANLGEFSVNITFSYDVPSVQDIDPYMFLAKLTEATGDKSFS, via the coding sequence ATGAAGTTATGCTCTTTGATTATTTTTTTTAGCCTGACCAGTCTAATCGCGTCGGCACGTCAGCAAGCACCTGAATATCAGGCAATAGAGGAAAATATCACCCGGGTAGAAGATTATTATTTGCGCCAGGATGAAACCTTGCCTTATGAAGCCGTGGTCGCTTTGTCGAGCCAGGTGGTACAAAATCGCCAATATTACAGCAGTAATACCCTGGCGAAAGTTTTTGCCCTGCTGGCGGACGCCGCAGACAGCAAAGGGGATGTCGCCGGTGCGGTGCAATTTGCCCGGGACGGCCTGACCATCAATATTATCGAACCCTGGTTACGCCTGGATCTCCTGCTTAAGCTGGTGAAAGGATATTTTACCGGCGGTAATTTCCAGCGGGTTTTTGAGACGGCCGGGGAAATGATGGCACTGGCGGACGGGACACAGGCAAAACAATACCGGCTGATGGCGCTGGCTTACCGGGCGATGAGCAATGCCCTGCTCAACTACTCCGAGCAGGCGCTGTCGGATCTGCACCAGGTGGAGCAGTTGCTGGCCAGGCACCAGGAACTTGCCCGGAGCCTGGAGTTATTGCAGCTGCTGGCACAGACGCGTTTTTATCTGCATGACTACCAAAGTGCGCTGAGCATGCAGCAGGCAATTTTACAGATGCGTTTTGATCTGGGGCGGAAAAAGAATATAGAGCAAACCTATCTGCAGCTGGCGCAGGCCTACCGTTATAACGGCAAACTCGACGATGCCTACCATGCCTATTGGGAAGCAAAAACCTTTGCCGAAGAAAAGTCGGCGCCTATCCTGATCGGCTATGCGCAGCTGGGACTGGGGCAGGTGTTATTCGCCCAGGGGGCATACGGGGAAGCGGAACAAGCCCTGCTGGCGGCACAAACCTTGTTCCAGGAGGAAAACCTGAAAAGTCCTTTTTTAACCACGCTGATCACCCTGGCGCAAACCCGGCAGAAAACCCGGGGGACGGCATCCGCCTACCCTTATTTGCTGCAGGCGGAAAAACTGTCGGAAAATATGGAGCTGACCCGGGAGCATATCGAACTGTATCCGCTATTGTCGGCCATGTACCGGACACAGCAGGACATTCCCCGCGCCCTGCATGCCTTGCTCACCTATACCGAGCTTCACGAGCGGTTTGTGTTGAATCAAAACAGGCCGGCACCCGACGGCGGTCCGGCTTTACTGACCAGTGAAAAAAGCAAACAGCTGGCGGCCAAACTGATAGAAAAAAATGCCCTGCATGCCAGCTTTTCGGAAAAATACCAGGTACAGCAAAAAATCATCGTCGTCCTGGCGGTGCTGGTGATTTTCCTGCTGCTGTTTCTGCTGGCGGGCTGGTTAAAATACCGGGCGAAAAAATTGAACCTGGCTTACGACGAAGTCGAGCAGGCGTCGGATGTCCTGGCAAGCCCGGCCAAGATAAAGCAAATTTATCAGCTGGCTTATAAAATGGCGCGTAAATACGAATATCCGCTGACCGTGGGGTATTTATCCATCAACAACTGGAAAGAATTGAGTTTTCGTTTTAATAAAAAAATTTTGATGGAGGTAACCAAAACCGTCGCCACCTTAGTGAACGAATACTCAGGGGAGTTTGACCGGGCGGGGATGCTGGATGAAGGCGAATATCTGCTGCTGTGCCCCCACCAAAGCGGACATGAAGTGGAAGAAAAGTTACGTAAGCTGACGGAATCAATAAAAGTGCGTTTTTTTGCCAATTTAGGTGAGTTTTCAGTTAACATTACCTTCTCTTATGATGTACCAAGTGTCCAGGATATAGATCCCTATATGTTCCTGGCGAAATTAACTGAAGCTACGGGTGATAAATCCTTTTCGTAA
- a CDS encoding diguanylate cyclase domain-containing protein — MKHHDSIKQANQKMNRAIAQLQQWQLPATPVNYAVGYDFVDGKNAPLIAAVKRRLTRHKRLDAFFIDEIYRQYILGQSKFREELVTDLDKLAAELSQNCQRSGISAERFITSLETGIKDISSGEQTRIHQALKQLAESAALAKKQQHQLVKALKKSQQQTAVLLDELEEVRQEIYLDPLTGLFNTKAMAQHLDLWFKEVPDRKVAAIAINIDHFFQYSDNFGPLISDVILSKIATKISSYVDKSGLPVRSGGDEFVILLPDINSSTAGEIAEKIRQGIEKLRFVSSQTGTRLPKTTISLGISEMTAPEPVQQVLARSRQAVARAQEDGRNRVATTKN, encoded by the coding sequence GTGAAACACCATGATTCCATAAAACAAGCGAATCAGAAAATGAACCGGGCCATCGCACAGCTTCAGCAATGGCAACTTCCCGCCACCCCGGTAAATTATGCCGTCGGTTATGACTTTGTCGACGGTAAAAACGCCCCTTTGATCGCCGCAGTAAAACGCCGGCTTACCCGGCATAAACGCCTGGACGCCTTTTTTATCGATGAAATCTACCGGCAATATATACTCGGACAAAGCAAATTCCGGGAAGAGCTGGTCACAGACCTGGATAAGCTAGCCGCCGAGCTCAGCCAAAACTGCCAGCGCTCCGGCATAAGTGCCGAGCGCTTTATCACCAGCCTGGAAACCGGCATCAAAGACATAAGCTCAGGCGAGCAAACCAGAATCCACCAGGCCCTGAAGCAATTGGCGGAAAGCGCCGCTTTGGCAAAAAAACAGCAACACCAGCTGGTCAAGGCGTTAAAGAAATCCCAACAACAAACCGCGGTATTGCTGGATGAACTGGAAGAAGTGCGGCAGGAAATATACCTGGATCCCTTGACCGGCCTGTTTAATACCAAGGCCATGGCCCAGCACCTGGACTTATGGTTTAAGGAAGTTCCCGACCGGAAAGTCGCGGCCATCGCCATTAATATCGACCACTTTTTTCAATACAGCGATAATTTCGGCCCGCTGATCAGCGATGTGATCTTGTCAAAAATCGCCACTAAAATCAGTAGCTATGTCGACAAAAGCGGCTTGCCGGTGCGCAGCGGCGGCGATGAATTCGTGATTTTATTGCCGGATATCAACAGCAGTACCGCAGGGGAAATCGCCGAAAAAATCAGGCAGGGCATAGAAAAATTACGTTTTGTCAGCAGCCAGACCGGCACCCGCTTGCCGAAAACCACGATTTCACTCGGTATCAGTGAAATGACCGCCCCCGAACCGGTTCAGCAGGTGCTGGCCCGCAGCCGCCAGGCGGTTGCCAGGGCGCAGGAAGACGGCCGCAACCGGGTAGCCACCACAAAAAACTAG
- a CDS encoding glutamate-5-semialdehyde dehydrogenase, translating into MTENNTFSIAEAAAQAKSASRVVAQLTTTEKNALLTDIAAAISAGKDFILQENEKDISAGRAKGLTDAMLDRLLLTGPRIDDIADAIREIVALTDPVGDIRNLTLRPNGMQVGKMAIPLGVIAMIYEARPNVTAEAAALCIKSGNAVILRGGSEAIYSNLALAQCLHQVLQQHGISREIVTVIPDTSRGVIEDLLKQSQSIDLVIPRGGEGLIRYVTENSRIPVIQHFKGVCHLFIDKYADINKGLDILVNGKTQKPSACNALETLLVHKDIAAGFLPAAAKALVPAQVRIHACELSQPYFRDAAPATPEDYHAEYLAQEIAVKVVDGFDAAIGHINEFTSDHTEVIVSQDYSRAQQFIRRINSSVVMINASSRFSDGGQLGLGSEIGISTSKLHAYGPMGLEALTTEKFVVFGDGQIRD; encoded by the coding sequence ATGACAGAAAACAACACATTCAGTATTGCCGAGGCGGCTGCGCAGGCCAAAAGTGCGAGCCGGGTGGTGGCCCAGTTAACGACAACAGAAAAAAATGCCCTGTTAACGGATATTGCCGCGGCGATTTCTGCCGGTAAAGATTTTATCCTGCAGGAAAACGAAAAAGACATCAGTGCCGGCAGGGCAAAGGGTCTGACGGATGCCATGCTCGACCGTTTGCTGCTAACCGGCCCCAGGATCGACGATATCGCCGATGCTATCCGGGAAATCGTCGCCCTGACAGACCCTGTGGGGGATATCAGGAACTTGACCCTGCGCCCTAACGGCATGCAGGTGGGCAAGATGGCCATTCCGCTCGGGGTGATCGCCATGATTTATGAGGCGCGCCCCAATGTCACCGCCGAAGCGGCAGCCCTGTGCATTAAATCCGGCAACGCCGTGATTTTACGCGGCGGTTCGGAAGCCATTTACAGTAACCTGGCCCTGGCCCAATGCCTGCACCAGGTATTGCAGCAACACGGCATCAGCCGGGAGATAGTCACAGTGATCCCGGATACCAGCCGTGGCGTGATCGAGGACTTGCTGAAACAGTCGCAGAGCATAGATCTGGTGATCCCCCGCGGCGGCGAAGGCCTGATCCGTTATGTCACCGAAAACAGCCGTATCCCGGTGATCCAGCATTTTAAGGGGGTGTGCCACCTCTTTATCGATAAATATGCCGATATCAACAAGGGCCTGGATATTCTGGTGAACGGCAAAACCCAAAAACCCAGCGCCTGCAATGCCCTGGAAACCCTGCTGGTACACAAAGATATCGCCGCCGGCTTTTTACCGGCAGCGGCCAAAGCTCTGGTTCCGGCTCAAGTCAGAATCCATGCCTGTGAGCTAAGCCAGCCTTATTTTCGCGATGCCGCCCCGGCGACACCTGAGGATTACCATGCGGAATACCTGGCGCAGGAAATTGCCGTCAAAGTCGTGGACGGTTTTGATGCCGCTATCGGCCATATCAATGAGTTTACCTCAGATCATACCGAGGTGATCGTCAGCCAGGATTACAGCCGGGCGCAGCAGTTTATCAGGCGCATCAATTCCTCCGTGGTGATGATCAATGCTTCGTCGCGCTTTTCCGACGGTGGCCAGCTGGGGCTGGGATCTGAAATAGGCATCTCCACCAGTAAGTTACATGCCTATGGTCCTATGGGGCTTGAAGCCTTGACCACAGAGAAGTTTGTGGTTTTCGGCGATGGCCAGATCCGGGACTGA
- the ilvY gene encoding HTH-type transcriptional activator IlvY: protein MDIKSLQMFQHLANSLHFAQTARAFHVSPSTLSRAIQRQEELLGTPLLHRDNRTVALTDAGAQFKIYVDQQLEQWQLLKLALNQQQAELKGKLHIYCSVTAAYSHLPPLLDRFRQRHPLVEIMLTTGDASDALEQVQQQAVDFAIAARPDKLAGRFHFHHLAQIPLVVIAPTIACSVQQMLQQELLNWSQIPIILPEHGPARSRFESWYRKKQLGKPNIYATVSGHEALVSMVALGCGVGITPEVVVDNSPVKDRVQYLPKAGAIQPFELGVCCLMQRRQQPLIKAFFDAIG from the coding sequence GTGGATATCAAATCACTGCAAATGTTTCAGCACCTGGCCAACAGCCTGCATTTTGCGCAAACGGCCCGGGCCTTTCACGTTAGTCCGTCAACCCTGAGCCGGGCGATACAGCGCCAGGAAGAATTGCTGGGCACCCCTTTGCTGCACAGGGACAACCGCACCGTTGCCCTGACCGATGCCGGTGCGCAGTTTAAAATTTATGTCGACCAGCAGCTGGAACAATGGCAGCTGTTGAAACTGGCCCTGAATCAGCAACAGGCGGAGCTTAAGGGCAAGCTGCATATTTACTGTTCGGTGACCGCTGCCTACAGCCATTTGCCGCCGCTGCTGGATCGTTTCCGCCAGCGCCATCCCCTGGTGGAAATCATGCTGACCACAGGCGATGCCTCCGATGCCCTGGAGCAGGTGCAGCAGCAGGCGGTGGATTTCGCCATTGCCGCCCGGCCGGATAAATTAGCCGGCCGTTTTCATTTCCATCATCTGGCCCAGATCCCTTTGGTGGTGATCGCCCCGACCATAGCCTGTAGCGTGCAACAGATGTTGCAGCAGGAGTTGTTAAACTGGTCGCAGATCCCGATTATTCTGCCCGAGCACGGCCCTGCCCGGTCAAGGTTCGAGTCCTGGTACCGCAAGAAGCAACTGGGCAAACCTAATATTTACGCCACGGTTTCCGGCCATGAGGCGCTGGTGAGCATGGTGGCCCTGGGCTGCGGCGTCGGCATTACCCCGGAAGTGGTGGTGGACAACAGCCCGGTGAAAGACAGGGTGCAGTACTTGCCCAAAGCCGGGGCCATCCAGCCGTTTGAGCTGGGAGTGTGTTGTTTAATGCAAAGGCGGCAACAGCCGCTGATCAAGGCTTTTTTTGATGCTATCGGTTAG
- a CDS encoding mechanosensitive ion channel family protein: MHQVLTMWLADNGVSPAYLALTALLAGTGLILLISAIGYYLARHQVLVLVHKLVVGSRNNWDDLLIEHQVFSRIALLVPFLLLLFLTPVFLAPDSLYSHVLLVAAKCAISFQVALTISALLDVIKTLYLRSSRERYLPFNATIQVLKLIVHLVAAILAISYILERSPLYLLSGLGALTAVLLLIFQDTIKGLVASIQISANRMVAPGDWIEVPQFGADGDVLEIGLITVKVKNFDNTITTIPTYALTSGSFKNWRDMYNSGGRRIKRAIQIDISSIGFCTREQIDGLEQILLLKDYLAQKREQLKTSNRAAGLGEEDKLNSRQLTNIGTFRAYIEAYLKQHAKVHKQMTCMVRQLPATGAGLPLELYFFSNDQVWVNYEGIQADIFDHIYAMAPHFGLRIFQHPAGFDWRQDK; encoded by the coding sequence ATGCATCAAGTATTAACAATGTGGCTGGCGGACAATGGCGTCAGTCCGGCCTACCTGGCACTGACGGCCCTGCTGGCGGGCACGGGACTTATCCTGCTGATCTCCGCCATCGGCTACTACCTGGCCAGGCACCAGGTCTTGGTGCTGGTGCATAAGCTGGTGGTGGGCTCCCGCAATAACTGGGATGACCTGTTGATAGAACACCAGGTATTTTCCCGCATCGCCCTGCTGGTGCCTTTTCTGCTGCTGCTTTTTCTGACCCCGGTTTTCCTGGCGCCCGACAGCCTCTACAGCCATGTTTTGCTGGTAGCCGCCAAATGCGCCATCAGTTTCCAGGTGGCGCTGACCATCAGCGCTTTGCTTGATGTGATTAAAACCTTATACCTGCGCAGCTCCCGGGAGCGCTACCTGCCTTTTAACGCCACCATACAGGTACTCAAGCTTATCGTTCACCTGGTGGCCGCCATCCTGGCCATTTCCTATATTCTTGAGCGCTCCCCCCTTTACCTGCTCAGCGGCCTGGGGGCCTTAACCGCCGTCCTGCTGCTGATTTTTCAGGATACCATTAAAGGCCTGGTGGCGAGCATACAGATATCGGCAAACCGCATGGTGGCCCCGGGGGACTGGATTGAAGTGCCGCAGTTCGGTGCCGACGGCGATGTGCTGGAAATAGGCCTGATCACGGTTAAAGTCAAAAACTTCGACAATACCATCACCACGATTCCCACCTATGCCTTAACCAGCGGTTCCTTTAAAAACTGGCGCGACATGTACAACTCCGGCGGCCGGCGCATCAAACGCGCCATCCAGATTGATATTTCCAGCATAGGCTTTTGTACCCGGGAGCAGATTGACGGCTTAGAGCAGATCTTGCTGCTTAAAGATTACCTGGCGCAAAAACGCGAGCAGCTGAAAACCAGCAACCGGGCGGCCGGTTTAGGGGAAGAAGACAAACTCAACAGCCGCCAGCTCACCAATATCGGCACCTTCCGCGCCTATATCGAGGCATACCTGAAACAACATGCCAAGGTGCACAAGCAGATGACCTGCATGGTGCGCCAGCTCCCCGCCACAGGAGCAGGCCTGCCGCTGGAACTGTATTTTTTCAGCAATGACCAGGTGTGGGTGAATTATGAGGGGATCCAGGCTGATATTTTTGATCACATCTATGCCATGGCTCCCCATTTCGGTTTGCGTATTTTCCAGCATCCGGCCGGTTTTGACTGGCGGCAGGATAAATAG
- a CDS encoding acyltransferase — translation MLNFLPGPIKALFAFLFYTVNTLFWLCPIIVFSLFKALIPLPLWQKVFSYLLDQMASNWVAVNTFNQKLFSKTEFVVSGLENLNMQDWYLVLSNHQSWVDILVLQRLLHGRIPFLKFFLKKELIYVPFLGLAWWALDFPFMKRYSQSFLKKHPELKGKDIETTRKACEKFKHKPVSVMNFIEGTRFTRAKHDKQQAKFQYLLRPKAGGIAFVLEAMGEHLTKVVNVTILYPQGIPSFLDFISGRVKKVVVAIDTIPIESHMIGDYYNDKQFKIGFQKWVNQLWLEKDETLKAMNQQHGEQYASQDPLAVKKSL, via the coding sequence ATGTTAAATTTTCTTCCCGGCCCGATTAAAGCACTATTCGCTTTCCTGTTTTACACGGTAAACACCTTATTCTGGTTGTGCCCCATTATTGTGTTTTCATTATTTAAGGCGCTGATACCCCTGCCTTTATGGCAGAAAGTGTTCAGCTACCTGCTTGACCAGATGGCCAGCAACTGGGTTGCGGTCAACACCTTCAACCAGAAGCTGTTCAGCAAAACCGAATTTGTGGTTTCCGGTCTGGAAAACCTGAACATGCAGGACTGGTACCTGGTACTGAGCAACCATCAGAGCTGGGTGGACATCCTGGTGCTGCAACGCTTGTTGCACGGCAGGATCCCTTTCCTGAAATTTTTCCTGAAAAAGGAGCTTATCTATGTGCCTTTTCTCGGCCTGGCCTGGTGGGCGCTGGATTTCCCTTTTATGAAACGCTATAGCCAGAGCTTTTTAAAAAAACATCCCGAACTTAAAGGCAAAGACATAGAAACCACCCGCAAGGCCTGTGAAAAATTCAAGCACAAGCCGGTTAGTGTCATGAACTTTATCGAAGGCACCCGCTTCACCCGGGCCAAACACGACAAACAACAGGCAAAATTCCAATACCTGTTAAGGCCTAAGGCCGGCGGCATAGCCTTTGTGCTGGAAGCCATGGGGGAGCACCTGACCAAAGTCGTCAACGTGACTATCCTTTATCCCCAAGGCATCCCCAGCTTTTTGGATTTTATCTCCGGCAGGGTGAAAAAGGTTGTTGTCGCCATAGACACTATCCCCATCGAATCCCATATGATCGGCGATTACTATAACGACAAACAATTTAAAATCGGCTTCCAGAAATGGGTGAACCAGTTGTGGCTGGAAAAAGACGAGACCTTAAAGGCAATGAACCAGCAGCACGGGGAACAATACGCCTCACAGGACCCGCTCGCGGTAAAGAAAAGCCTGTAA